A stretch of DNA from Deltaproteobacteria bacterium:
ATCTCTCACCCTTCCCGGTTCACATAAGCTTGAGGATACTCAGTGCCATGATGGTAAAGACCAGGCCGAGAACACCGATCAACTCGACGAACACGGCGAGCATCATTGATGCCGTCAGGATCCGGCCCTTTGTTTTCGGAAGGAGAGCGATACCCGAGGAGCACACGGCACCCTGGTATATGGCCGAGAAGAATTCTGCGAACCCTGCCATGATCCCGATGGCCAGGACCCCCATTCCGCCGCCGAGCCCCGCCACGTCTATTTTCGCGAGGACAACGGTCAGAATAATGATAAGAATGATCAAGCCGTAAAAGCTCTGCGTCATCGGCATCGATGCCAGGACGATAACGTTCCTGAGCTGGCCCGAATCTTCCGATAACGTCGCCAGTCCGGCAGATGCGGCCATGGCGATGCCGATTGCCGATCCGACCAGGCCCCCTATCAGTGCTATCGCACCACCGATCGTTGCCAAGGCTTGCAGTTCAGTCATATTTTTTCACCTCTCTTTAAGATTTTTTCCCGACAATTATTTCTTTTCGAAACTTCAGGTGAAAGGGCGCGTACTCCTTCCCTCCGCCCTCATAAAACTTCAGGAGAAATTCGACGAAGCAGAGCCTGAGCGAGTGGATGAAAGCGGCCAGCGTGCTCAGGAGCAGGTTGAATATATGAAAGGCCAGAAGCAGGACGACACCGACGAGAAAAGCCATGATGATGCCGATGATGCCCGGAACGGCCGATGAGATCGTTTTTGAGACCCAGTCAGACAGGAGGTTGAAGGATGAAGCGAGGTAAAAGGTCGCCAGTCCCACGCCGGCAAGGCGTGAATAGGACATGACATCCCCCAGGATGCCCGTCAGGTCGAAGATCCAGAAGACGGCGCCGAGAGCGCCCATTTCAACGAAGGCACCGACGATAACGAGGACGACACCACCGATAAGCGGATAGAGAAATGATCCGTACAGGGCGGGATCAAGGGGAAGCAGATTGATGCCCAGCATGTTCTGGAACAGGTAGGGGATGCCGAATATCTGGACAAGGAAGAGCCCGATCTTGCTGATAACGATTCCCGGATGGTGCTCCTTTACCCCCCGGATGAGGGCGAGCATGTGTGCAATGTTCAGGTGGATGAGACCGATGATGAGAGAAAGAATGATAAAGGAGATGGGATTCGAAAGCTGGGTCTGGAC
This window harbors:
- a CDS encoding ATPase — its product is MTELQALATIGGAIALIGGLVGSAIGIAMAASAGLATLSEDSGQLRNVIVLASMPMTQSFYGLIILIIILTVVLAKIDVAGLGGGMGVLAIGIMAGFAEFFSAIYQGAVCSSGIALLPKTKGRILTASMMLAVFVELIGVLGLVFTIMALSILKLM